Proteins co-encoded in one Astyanax mexicanus isolate ESR-SI-001 chromosome 1, AstMex3_surface, whole genome shotgun sequence genomic window:
- the crhb gene encoding corticotropin releasing hormone b has product MKLRVLSAAAAVLLLALVAAHGAPEREMGSRRARPVLARLGEEYFIRVGNRERDLEPRRWLRRAVQLQLEGNVGADSYEQAQEQLQQQRQQRPGLQEREERQQEEEEQRLQEQQEEEEKRARRSEEPPISLDLTFHLLREVLEMARAEQLAQQAHSNRKMMEIFGK; this is encoded by the coding sequence ATGAAGCTCCGCGTCCtctccgccgccgccgccgtgCTCCTCCTGGCGCTCGTGGCCGCGCACGGCGCGCCGGAGCGCGAGATGGGGAGCAGGCGCGCGCGCCCCGTGCTCGCCAGGCTCGGGGAGGAGTATTTCATCCGGGTAGGCAACAGGGAGCGCGACCTGGAGCCCCGGCGGTGGCTGAGGAGGGCAGTGCAGCTGCAGCTGGAGGGCAACGTGGGCGCAGATAGCTACGAGCAGGCGcaggagcagctgcagcagcagaggcagcagaGGCCAGGTCTGCAGGAGCGCGAGGAgcggcagcaggaggaggaggagcagcggctgcaggagcagcaggaggaagaggagaagcgGGCGAGGCGCTCCGAGGAGCCGCCGATCTCCCTGGACCTCACCTTCCACCTCCTGCGGGAGGTGCTGGAGATGGCCCGGGCCGAGCAGCTCGCGCAGCAAGCCCACAGCAACCGCAAGATGATGGAGATCTTTGGGAAGTAG